The Cellulomonas sp. P24 genome contains a region encoding:
- a CDS encoding PQQ-like beta-propeller repeat protein, which translates to MGGERAQRTQDVELVEVEPDGGPSAVAGRPEGEAGRPAPVRVGWRRRYRWWLASGLVVLVGVTPSVVHAVQERVRLAQLAGVTGIAAPIDGPVHERWSVDATFQALGEVGGDLIGTVRSGTGVPTVRGIDATTGAVRWSFQVAVPGTWGGGCVLTDGPVSGQDKAVLACLVVDEAQLAPAGDSSLGPPAKVHLATLDPRTGAVLGTVRADPLDTIAALGSDVAIASHQTGPTGGESTVRRWDPRTGTVAWTARHPDPPGGGGSSTGIQESGGVLLVQNMGEVWEVSASGTELRSWSGLSTDGVYSLWRTAGGHVLRATYVQVAAPPEDATVSTYVVTDGTAVITDLGENTTFRLAYQNSVLATVDDGSAPDLLLVAGSDPVAYDLRTGHVIWRVHHGIDAFVVLDGTVYAVGAGTVSAIDARTGATRWTAHHSFSASPAMLATDGRSLIVMSTPAGSSVSTVEALDLENGTVTWTSTLSQGFDALEVVGGRLAVLSYTEAGRLTVLG; encoded by the coding sequence ATGGGCGGTGAGCGCGCGCAGCGCACGCAGGACGTCGAGCTCGTCGAGGTGGAGCCGGACGGCGGGCCGTCGGCGGTGGCCGGGCGACCGGAGGGTGAGGCGGGAAGACCCGCGCCGGTCCGGGTCGGGTGGCGGCGCCGGTACCGGTGGTGGCTCGCCTCGGGGCTCGTGGTGCTGGTCGGCGTCACGCCCTCCGTGGTGCACGCGGTGCAGGAGCGGGTGCGCCTGGCCCAGCTGGCCGGGGTGACGGGGATCGCTGCGCCGATCGACGGGCCGGTGCACGAGCGGTGGTCGGTCGACGCGACGTTCCAGGCGCTCGGCGAGGTCGGTGGTGATCTCATCGGCACGGTGCGATCCGGGACCGGCGTGCCGACCGTTCGGGGGATCGATGCGACCACGGGAGCGGTGAGGTGGTCCTTCCAGGTGGCCGTCCCGGGCACGTGGGGCGGGGGATGTGTGCTCACCGACGGCCCGGTCTCCGGTCAGGACAAGGCTGTGCTCGCGTGCCTCGTCGTGGACGAGGCGCAGCTCGCACCTGCGGGCGACTCGAGCCTCGGGCCGCCCGCGAAGGTGCACCTGGCGACGCTCGACCCGCGCACCGGTGCCGTGCTCGGGACGGTCCGGGCGGACCCGCTCGACACGATCGCCGCGCTCGGCAGCGACGTCGCGATCGCCTCCCACCAGACGGGTCCGACCGGGGGTGAGAGCACGGTCCGACGCTGGGACCCGCGGACCGGGACCGTGGCGTGGACGGCACGCCACCCGGACCCGCCTGGTGGTGGCGGGTCGTCGACCGGCATCCAGGAGTCCGGCGGTGTCCTTCTGGTCCAGAACATGGGCGAGGTGTGGGAAGTCTCCGCGTCGGGTACCGAGCTGCGGTCCTGGAGCGGGCTGTCGACCGATGGCGTCTACTCGCTGTGGCGGACCGCTGGTGGGCACGTGCTCCGCGCGACGTACGTCCAGGTCGCCGCACCGCCAGAAGATGCGACAGTCAGCACGTACGTCGTCACGGACGGGACGGCGGTGATCACCGACCTCGGCGAGAACACCACGTTCAGGCTCGCGTACCAGAACTCGGTGCTCGCCACGGTGGACGACGGCTCGGCTCCGGACCTCCTGCTGGTCGCGGGATCCGACCCGGTCGCGTACGACCTGCGGACCGGTCACGTGATCTGGCGGGTGCACCACGGGATCGACGCGTTCGTGGTCCTCGACGGCACGGTCTACGCGGTGGGGGCCGGAACGGTCAGCGCCATCGACGCACGGACCGGGGCGACCCGGTGGACAGCCCACCACAGCTTCTCCGCGAGCCCGGCGATGCTGGCGACCGACGGACGCTCGCTCATCGTGATGAGTACCCCTGCGGGCAGCAGCGTCTCGACGGTGGAGGCGCTCGACCTCGAGAACGGGACCGTCACCTGGACGAGCACCTTGTCGCAGGGCTTCGACGCCCTCGAGGTGGTCGGTGGTCGCCTGGCGGTGCTCAGCTACACCGAGGCAGGCCGGCTCACGGTGCTCGGCTGA
- a CDS encoding response regulator transcription factor: MNESGTGQPGPVDIVLVDDHLMFRTGVRASLDDRVRVVGEAASVDEAIAVVRRFRPPVVLLDVHLPGGDGGGGAEVIRACADVLCDSKFLALSVSDAAEDVVAVIRAGARGYVTKAISGPDLVDAVLRVAGGDAVFSPRLAGFVLDAFGVVGGDVAITDDELDRLSAREREVMRLIARGYTYREVASELFISIKTVETHVSAVLRKLQLSSRHELTRWAAARRLL, translated from the coding sequence ATGAACGAGTCGGGAACCGGGCAGCCGGGGCCGGTCGACATCGTGCTCGTCGACGACCACCTGATGTTCCGCACCGGGGTGCGCGCGTCGCTCGACGACCGTGTGCGCGTCGTGGGCGAGGCCGCGTCGGTCGACGAGGCCATCGCCGTCGTCCGGCGGTTCCGGCCGCCGGTCGTGCTGCTCGACGTGCACCTGCCTGGCGGTGACGGCGGTGGTGGCGCCGAGGTGATCCGCGCCTGCGCCGACGTGCTGTGCGACTCGAAGTTCCTCGCGCTGTCCGTCTCGGACGCCGCCGAGGACGTCGTCGCGGTGATCCGCGCCGGTGCACGCGGCTACGTCACCAAGGCCATCTCCGGCCCCGACCTGGTCGACGCGGTGCTGCGCGTCGCCGGCGGCGACGCCGTGTTCTCGCCGCGCCTGGCCGGGTTCGTGCTCGACGCGTTCGGGGTGGTCGGCGGCGACGTCGCGATCACCGACGACGAGCTCGACCGGCTCTCGGCGCGCGAGCGTGAGGTCATGCGGCTGATCGCCCGTGGCTACACCTACCGCGAGGTCGCGAGCGAGCTGTTCATCTCGATCAAGACCGTCGAGACGCACGTGTCCGCGGTGCTGCGCAAGCTCCAGCTCTCGTCCCGGCACGAGCTCACCCGGTGGGCGGCGGCGCGCCGGTTGCTGTGA
- a CDS encoding ATP-binding protein — protein MSQTTGTVAGSRERLPLRRPVHGRRIGGVCLGLAAHLDVPVRLVRAVMVLLTAVGGVGAALYVFWWVTVPSGDPAQIAEDLRPAAMARLAPRLREDARQVPVTDIGIGLLLVLVAATLVAVRQGAQIQWSWVLPTLLLLGGIALAWSQLDAGQRELWRSRAGGRTPVSVLRLAGGLTLVGAGVLLLIGQDESPILLVRSAVAAIAVLAGAALALAPWWLRLVSELGDERAARARESERADIAAHLHDSVLQTLALIRARSDQPDEVARMARAQERELREWLYSDRAPAGTSLATALRAVVAEVEDGRMPGQTGAVAIDVVVVGDRVPDDDTRALLQATREALVNAVVHGRPPVSLYLEVSPETVEVFVRDRGDGFDLADVPQDRFGVRESIIGRVTRRGGTASVRSDPERGTEVHLTVPVDGPGALADDPVAPRPAGMETP, from the coding sequence GTGAGCCAGACGACCGGGACCGTGGCAGGCAGCCGAGAGCGGCTGCCGCTGCGCCGACCCGTGCACGGCCGCCGGATCGGCGGGGTCTGCCTCGGTCTGGCCGCCCACCTCGACGTCCCGGTACGGCTCGTCCGCGCCGTGATGGTGCTGCTCACCGCCGTCGGGGGCGTCGGCGCCGCGCTGTACGTCTTCTGGTGGGTGACGGTCCCGAGCGGGGATCCGGCGCAGATCGCCGAGGACCTGCGCCCGGCCGCGATGGCCCGGCTCGCGCCGCGGCTACGGGAGGACGCCCGGCAGGTCCCCGTCACGGATATCGGCATCGGCCTGCTGCTCGTCCTCGTCGCCGCGACGCTGGTCGCGGTCCGGCAGGGGGCGCAGATCCAGTGGTCGTGGGTGCTGCCGACGCTGCTGCTGCTCGGCGGCATCGCGCTCGCCTGGAGCCAGCTCGACGCGGGGCAGCGAGAGCTCTGGCGCTCGCGGGCCGGCGGGCGCACCCCGGTCAGCGTCCTCCGGCTCGCCGGCGGGCTCACGCTCGTCGGCGCCGGGGTGCTGCTGCTGATCGGCCAGGACGAGTCGCCCATCCTGCTCGTCCGCTCCGCAGTGGCGGCGATCGCCGTGCTCGCCGGTGCGGCGCTCGCGCTCGCGCCGTGGTGGCTGCGGCTCGTCTCGGAGCTCGGCGACGAGCGCGCCGCCCGGGCCCGCGAGTCGGAGCGGGCGGACATCGCGGCGCACCTGCACGACTCGGTGCTCCAGACCCTCGCGCTCATCCGGGCCCGGTCGGACCAGCCGGACGAGGTCGCCCGGATGGCCCGGGCCCAGGAGCGTGAGCTGCGCGAATGGCTCTACAGCGACCGGGCCCCGGCGGGGACGTCGCTCGCGACGGCGCTGAGGGCGGTCGTCGCCGAGGTGGAGGACGGTCGCATGCCCGGGCAGACCGGCGCGGTGGCGATCGACGTCGTCGTCGTCGGCGACCGCGTCCCCGACGACGACACCCGCGCGCTGCTCCAGGCGACCCGGGAGGCGCTCGTCAACGCGGTCGTGCACGGGCGTCCGCCGGTGTCGCTCTACCTCGAGGTGTCCCCGGAGACCGTCGAGGTGTTCGTCCGCGACCGCGGCGACGGGTTCGACCTCGCCGACGTCCCGCAGGACAGGTTCGGCGTACGGGAGTCGATCATCGGTCGGGTGACACGACGCGGTGGCACCGCGAGCGTACGGTCGGACCCGGAGCGGGGGACCGAGGTGCACCTGACCGTGCCCGTGGACGGGCCCGGGGCGCTCGCCGACGACCCGGTCGCTCCGCGACCTGCAGGGATGGAGACCCCATGA
- a CDS encoding PspC domain-containing protein: protein MESTTPPTGPGSPAPSTPPPTAGAYGPYGPYRSSPPPPSRPGSDGFFDAMRRIGVVRTEARWMGGVAGGIARRFGIDPLLVRGIFAASLLLGGVGFVVYGLGWALLPEESDGRIHLQETIRGRFDIGLLGAVAMLLLGLNSGSGMIRWFGWGTAFQWFNAVLWIAAIAVIIALVIAASGQRHRPEATMSTPSSIPPDAGGTPTGEVGPEPGPAPAPAPAPSSGAPWSTTNAFGPFAAEAAPTAATTVPIPAPPVPTPGPAPEPPAGPYSTGRFSGRTYPSGGYGAYAPPAPPRPPRPRRPVARGAGPAATGTVLALGLLSLAWLMLSERAGVFDGPVLLTATGITIVLAGVGIVVAGLLGRRGGGLGAIAVLGILLSIPLGLSTTSRVPWYSTWVAFGQESYQPTDVSAASGGYSVFAGDLRIDLTSLPVSAADPVTVPVSVGAGNVTIVVPRDVPVTATTHTLAGQVDWLVDGSRSSSTSAGVGHWLIDGSGSSSSAGVGQARTWESAEVRAGEPAEIVLDIHVNAGQITIEEAS, encoded by the coding sequence ATGGAATCGACCACCCCCCCGACGGGCCCGGGCTCCCCCGCTCCGTCGACGCCGCCCCCGACCGCCGGGGCCTACGGCCCCTACGGCCCCTACCGCAGCTCGCCCCCTCCCCCCTCGCGGCCGGGGTCCGACGGGTTCTTCGACGCGATGCGGCGGATCGGCGTCGTCCGCACCGAGGCCCGCTGGATGGGTGGTGTCGCCGGTGGCATCGCGCGGCGCTTCGGGATCGACCCGTTGCTCGTCCGCGGGATCTTCGCCGCGAGCCTCCTGCTCGGCGGGGTCGGGTTCGTCGTCTACGGGCTGGGCTGGGCCCTGCTGCCGGAGGAGAGCGACGGTCGGATCCACCTGCAGGAGACGATCCGTGGCCGGTTCGACATCGGGCTCCTCGGGGCCGTCGCGATGCTGCTCCTCGGGCTCAACAGCGGGAGCGGGATGATCCGCTGGTTCGGCTGGGGCACCGCGTTCCAGTGGTTCAACGCCGTTCTGTGGATCGCCGCGATCGCGGTGATCATCGCCCTCGTGATCGCTGCCAGCGGGCAGCGGCACCGACCGGAGGCCACCATGAGCACGCCCAGCAGCATCCCGCCGGACGCCGGCGGCACGCCGACCGGCGAGGTCGGTCCGGAACCCGGACCCGCACCGGCACCGGCACCGGCACCGTCCAGCGGCGCCCCGTGGTCGACGACCAACGCGTTCGGCCCGTTCGCGGCCGAGGCTGCTCCCACGGCGGCGACCACCGTGCCCATCCCCGCCCCGCCCGTTCCCACCCCGGGTCCGGCGCCCGAGCCGCCCGCCGGTCCGTACTCGACCGGTCGGTTCAGCGGACGCACCTACCCCAGTGGCGGCTACGGCGCGTACGCGCCGCCGGCCCCGCCCCGTCCGCCGCGGCCTCGGCGTCCGGTCGCCCGGGGCGCGGGCCCGGCGGCCACCGGCACGGTTCTCGCCCTCGGGCTGCTGAGCCTCGCGTGGTTGATGCTGTCGGAGCGTGCCGGGGTGTTCGACGGCCCCGTCCTGCTCACGGCCACCGGCATCACGATCGTCCTGGCCGGCGTCGGGATCGTGGTCGCCGGTCTGCTCGGGCGGCGCGGCGGTGGTCTCGGGGCCATCGCGGTGCTCGGCATCCTGCTCTCGATCCCGCTCGGCCTGAGCACGACCTCGCGGGTCCCGTGGTACTCGACGTGGGTGGCGTTCGGGCAGGAGTCGTACCAGCCGACGGACGTCTCGGCGGCCTCCGGTGGCTACTCGGTGTTCGCCGGTGATCTGAGGATCGACCTCACCAGCCTTCCGGTGAGCGCGGCCGACCCGGTGACGGTGCCCGTGTCGGTCGGCGCTGGGAACGTGACGATCGTCGTACCGCGCGACGTCCCGGTCACCGCGACGACGCACACCCTCGCCGGGCAGGTCGACTGGCTCGTCGACGGCTCACGGAGCTCGTCGACCAGCGCCGGCGTCGGCCACTGGCTGATCGACGGTTCCGGCAGCTCGAGCAGCGCTGGGGTCGGGCAGGCCCGTACCTGGGAGAGCGCCGAGGTGCGCGCGGGCGAGCCGGCCGAGATCGTCCTCGACATCCACGTCAACGCAGGCCAGATCACGATCGAGGAGGCGAGCTGA
- a CDS encoding aromatic ring-opening dioxygenase LigA: MSTTVDNRTTSTTVTKSSGAVRVVALITIIAGFVFLVAGAVTWGMVTSQLKEEGITVAAVTADNPGSLAGKTVQDPFTAYAQANAIKHHALTAGGGLTYAQLGTAINEQKAKLKAEGVSTADQAKDETVVKLTAERTTAMNGSFLRASLFTSVVAFGVAALVMGLGVLFILIGWAMRKLAGDVVVTSVPAAAV; encoded by the coding sequence ATGAGCACGACAGTCGACAACCGCACGACGAGCACGACCGTCACCAAGAGCAGCGGCGCGGTGCGCGTCGTCGCCCTCATCACGATCATCGCGGGCTTCGTCTTCCTCGTCGCCGGCGCAGTGACCTGGGGCATGGTCACCTCGCAGCTGAAGGAAGAGGGCATCACCGTTGCGGCTGTGACCGCGGACAACCCCGGCTCGCTCGCCGGCAAGACCGTCCAGGACCCGTTCACCGCGTACGCGCAGGCCAACGCGATCAAGCACCACGCTCTGACCGCCGGTGGTGGCCTGACCTACGCCCAGCTCGGCACCGCGATCAACGAGCAGAAGGCGAAGCTCAAGGCTGAGGGCGTGTCGACCGCGGACCAGGCCAAGGACGAGACCGTCGTCAAGCTGACGGCCGAGCGCACCACCGCGATGAACGGCTCCTTCCTGCGGGCCTCGCTGTTCACCTCGGTCGTGGCCTTCGGCGTCGCCGCCCTGGTCATGGGCCTTGGCGTCCTGTTCATCCTGATCGGCTGGGCGATGCGCAAGCTCGCCGGCGACGTCGTCGTGACGTCGGTTCCGGCCGCAGCGGTCTGA